From a single Arthrobacter sp. SLBN-112 genomic region:
- a CDS encoding ABC transporter substrate-binding protein gives MTIPVVSRRRFQLGAAALALSILATGCGAPGGSGDNGQVTLRFAWWGNEYLNSQTDKVIAAFEASHPNIKIKAEPGEWSSYWDKLATKTAANDAPDVIQMDQKYIAEYGGRGALLDLSKQNGIDTSKLDKEALASGQYDGAQYGLSTGQNAYVIMANTKVFQDAGVPVPDDKTWTWKDFMQTAAKISAAGDGKSYGAAYGSNEADLIIWLRQHGENLYSADGKLDFETATAASFWERLKEQRDSKASPPATVATEDAGAGLEESLFGTNRVGMAWWWTNQLGSLQATTGSSIKMLRAPSVDGTSAGNGMYYKPSMFWSASSRSKHPQQAAEFINYLTNSPEAGAILMTDRGVPTNGEIVADIAPSLKPADTTVVGFLKDLGPDIKEAPPVPPVGAGSVQNVIKRYTDEVLYDRMTPQAASEAFKKEVQGMLDSARK, from the coding sequence ATGACGATTCCAGTCGTAAGCCGGCGCCGCTTCCAGCTGGGTGCCGCCGCACTGGCCCTCTCCATCCTGGCCACCGGCTGCGGAGCCCCCGGCGGGTCAGGCGACAACGGCCAGGTCACCCTGCGGTTCGCCTGGTGGGGAAATGAATACCTGAACTCACAGACGGACAAGGTCATCGCGGCCTTTGAAGCATCGCACCCCAACATCAAGATCAAGGCGGAACCGGGCGAATGGTCCAGCTACTGGGACAAGCTCGCAACGAAAACTGCCGCCAATGATGCGCCGGACGTCATCCAGATGGACCAGAAATACATCGCCGAGTACGGCGGCCGCGGAGCGCTGCTGGACCTGTCCAAGCAGAACGGCATCGATACCTCAAAACTCGACAAGGAAGCACTGGCCTCCGGCCAGTACGACGGCGCCCAGTACGGCCTGAGCACAGGCCAGAACGCCTACGTCATCATGGCCAACACCAAGGTGTTCCAGGACGCTGGAGTGCCTGTTCCGGACGACAAGACATGGACCTGGAAAGACTTCATGCAGACGGCAGCGAAGATCAGCGCCGCCGGAGACGGAAAGAGCTACGGGGCCGCTTATGGCAGCAACGAAGCAGACCTGATCATCTGGCTCCGCCAGCACGGGGAAAACCTGTACTCGGCGGACGGCAAGCTCGACTTTGAGACCGCTACTGCGGCATCCTTCTGGGAACGGCTCAAGGAACAACGCGACTCCAAGGCCAGCCCGCCCGCCACCGTGGCCACCGAGGACGCAGGCGCCGGCCTGGAGGAAAGCCTGTTCGGAACGAACCGGGTGGGCATGGCGTGGTGGTGGACCAACCAGCTTGGTTCGCTTCAAGCCACCACCGGCAGCAGCATCAAGATGCTGCGGGCCCCCAGCGTCGACGGCACCTCGGCCGGCAACGGCATGTACTACAAGCCCAGCATGTTCTGGTCTGCTTCCTCCCGCTCAAAGCATCCCCAGCAGGCCGCCGAGTTCATCAACTACCTCACCAACAGCCCTGAAGCCGGTGCCATCCTGATGACGGACAGGGGTGTCCCCACCAACGGTGAGATTGTCGCGGACATAGCGCCCTCGCTCAAGCCGGCCGACACCACCGTGGTTGGATTCCTGAAGGACCTGGGGCCGGACATCAAGGAGGCACCGCCGGTTCCGCCGGTGGGTGCTGGCAGCGTCCAGAACGTCATCAAGCGGTACACGGATGAAGTGCTGTATGACCGGATGACTCCGCAGGCTGCGTCCGAAGCCTTCAAGAAGGAAGTCCAGGGAATGCTGGACTCGGCCCGGAAGTAA
- a CDS encoding DUF427 domain-containing protein, with protein sequence MSPRIIPDVPGPGQESVWDYPRPPRIEPSTERVRIVLGGEVILDTTDSLRVLETSHPPVYYVRQSAFVAGALEPAAGSSFCEFKGAADYLTVRGGGKEAEGAAWSYPQPASGFEVLADRVAVYPGRMDYCEVDGERVRAQPGRFYGGWITSRVVGPFKGDPGTMDW encoded by the coding sequence ATGAGTCCACGAATCATTCCCGACGTGCCCGGGCCCGGCCAGGAGTCCGTCTGGGACTATCCCCGTCCACCGCGGATCGAACCGAGCACGGAACGGGTACGCATCGTTTTGGGCGGCGAGGTCATCCTTGACACCACCGATTCCCTCCGCGTTCTTGAGACCAGCCATCCACCGGTGTACTACGTCCGGCAGTCGGCATTTGTCGCCGGCGCGCTGGAGCCCGCTGCGGGCAGCAGCTTCTGCGAATTCAAGGGTGCGGCGGATTACCTGACCGTGCGCGGCGGCGGGAAAGAGGCGGAGGGCGCCGCCTGGTCGTATCCCCAGCCCGCCTCCGGGTTTGAGGTGCTCGCTGACCGGGTTGCCGTCTACCCGGGAAGGATGGACTACTGCGAAGTGGACGGCGAACGGGTGCGTGCGCAGCCGGGCCGCTTCTACGGGGGCTGGATCACCAGCCGGGTGGTGGGGCCCTTCAAAGGAGACCCGGGAACAATGGACTGGTAA
- a CDS encoding sensor histidine kinase: MLKRWKSASLRSQLVAMIMALLIVALTVTGAVTLTLLHSYLQGQVDDKLNAAVDSARKQRSFTQLQAPSSIPTDYSLMLFAPGEEPYTFGGDPADHPDISAITVEQAQARGLAPFQVRGTDGENWRVVAVTVQNGQTTAVVVIGLPLESVDDVLKHATLVVTGVGLLTLLLASLIASWTVSRSFRPLARVEKTAAAIAAGDLSRRVEVENPATELGRLSSSLNAMLAHIETAFAARTASEARMRRFAADASHELRTPLVTIRGFSELYRHGALATDEDVATAMGRIESEAKRMGSMVEDLLLLARLDEQRPLQQKPVDLQLVAHDAVVDTQASDRSRLITLTGLDGGPAAPAPVLGDEAKLRQVVGNLVGNALRYSPEGSPIELAVGVRRTDAGDRSVIEVRDHGPGISEEDAAKVFERFYRADTSRTRETGGSGLGLAIVAAIVGSHGGSVRVERTDGGGATLVVSLPRREDAPSIDGADGQDAAAAEAGGGGSVIHI; the protein is encoded by the coding sequence TTGCTTAAGCGGTGGAAGTCGGCCTCGCTCAGGTCGCAGCTGGTGGCCATGATCATGGCCCTGCTGATCGTGGCCCTGACGGTAACCGGGGCGGTCACGCTGACGCTGCTGCACAGCTACCTCCAGGGCCAGGTGGACGACAAGCTGAATGCCGCCGTTGACTCCGCCCGGAAACAACGCTCGTTCACCCAGCTGCAGGCGCCCAGTTCCATTCCCACCGACTATTCGCTGATGCTCTTCGCCCCGGGTGAGGAGCCGTACACGTTCGGCGGGGATCCCGCCGACCACCCCGACATCAGCGCCATCACCGTGGAGCAGGCACAGGCCCGCGGGCTGGCTCCCTTCCAGGTCCGCGGGACTGACGGCGAAAACTGGCGCGTGGTTGCCGTAACCGTGCAGAACGGCCAGACCACCGCCGTGGTGGTCATCGGACTGCCCCTGGAGAGCGTGGACGATGTCCTCAAGCATGCCACCCTGGTGGTTACCGGCGTGGGCCTGTTGACGCTGCTGCTGGCCTCGCTTATCGCCAGCTGGACCGTGTCGCGGTCCTTCCGGCCCCTGGCCCGCGTGGAGAAAACGGCGGCCGCGATTGCCGCCGGTGACCTCTCCCGCCGTGTGGAGGTGGAAAACCCGGCAACCGAGCTTGGCAGGCTGAGCAGTTCGCTGAATGCCATGCTGGCGCACATCGAGACCGCGTTCGCTGCACGGACCGCCTCCGAAGCACGGATGCGCCGCTTCGCCGCTGATGCATCCCACGAGCTGCGCACTCCCCTGGTCACCATCCGGGGATTCTCCGAGCTGTACCGCCATGGCGCCTTGGCCACAGACGAAGACGTGGCCACGGCCATGGGCAGGATCGAAAGCGAAGCCAAGCGCATGGGTTCCATGGTGGAGGACCTGCTCCTGCTGGCCCGCCTCGATGAACAGCGGCCGCTGCAGCAGAAGCCGGTGGACCTTCAACTGGTTGCGCACGACGCCGTGGTTGACACCCAGGCCAGTGACCGGTCCAGGCTGATCACGCTCACCGGGCTCGACGGCGGACCGGCGGCGCCGGCCCCGGTGCTCGGGGACGAGGCCAAGCTGCGCCAGGTGGTGGGCAACCTCGTGGGCAATGCCCTGCGCTACTCCCCGGAAGGCAGCCCCATCGAACTCGCCGTCGGGGTACGCAGGACCGACGCCGGGGATCGCTCGGTCATCGAAGTGCGGGATCATGGGCCGGGCATTTCGGAAGAGGATGCAGCCAAGGTTTTTGAACGCTTCTACCGGGCTGACACTTCCCGGACCAGGGAAACGGGCGGCAGCGGCCTTGGGCTCGCCATCGTGGCGGCAATCGTGGGATCACATGGCGGGTCGGTAAGGGTGGAAAGGACCGACGGCGGCGGTGCCACACTGGTGGTCAGCCTTCCGCGGCGTGAGGACGCACCAAGCATTGACGGCGCGGACGGGCAGGACGCTGCTGCCGCCGAAGCCGGTGGCGGCGGATCGGTTATCCACATATAA
- a CDS encoding helicase-associated domain-containing protein: protein MSLIRALGKDLEARSNDSLRALFAARPDLISPPVPDFAALAARASSRVSVQRALERLNRPQMQVLETLHLCTNTDTGHSASAEGLHQLVRGASLPVIEQIMGTLQELALAHPAVPPHGTPPQAAGQHFYLPVGSLKDVVGIYPAGLGRSYTELVRLQPAFAQRVVQLVSELHRSGFAIHDATTPMEAALALQHWTSSPEALRDILANAPERTTALLARFRNWAMGAVPQAQRKASVTTEGSDVGPVDWLLARGLLVPLDAAHVELPHSVGLALRGGAIINDFTLSPPVPELGRTTAALRRNAALSAISETLRLVSELLHAVRETPLATLRSGGVGVREMRRLSDLLRIDQDAAGRLLELCGLAGLIRLDVDSSSWMQPPQLEWLVLPRQEQWLWLVNAWLASERVPSMVGQPVNTVPGGTSRGASGITIAALSAGAQRPDAPVVRKRILEILHELTLEAEGPDGAVPVLDAAAVLERAEWSQPRMARRFSSLIRGVLAEAELLGLVGSCALSQLGSAFAEDDPDAALAILGEHLPAALNHVLLQADLTAVAPGYLAPALTEKLLVMADAEGRGPATIYRFSAASIKRALDEGYDAAGLLAFLREHSATAVPQPLEYLVEDTASRHGSLRVGQAASFIQSDDEAALRELLAGPKAAQLGLARLSPTVLTSSAPPRELAAVLKNLGLSPSVDGAEPAHLRRPAAAQESPRPVYTAPGIAPPAEEVEAQLDVLRQAGPAVGHHSGATDGEAATQLGLEALQRAIRLKQRINMNVVDNLGNASLEVVVPLSVSGGRVRVFDPAKDTERVLSVHRIIDIEAAEELRQ, encoded by the coding sequence ATGTCCCTCATTCGTGCGCTCGGCAAGGACCTGGAAGCGCGCAGCAACGACTCGTTGCGCGCGTTGTTCGCCGCGCGGCCGGACCTCATTTCCCCGCCTGTTCCGGACTTCGCTGCACTGGCGGCCCGGGCCAGTTCGCGGGTCAGCGTGCAGCGCGCCCTGGAGCGGCTCAACCGGCCGCAGATGCAGGTCCTCGAGACCCTCCATCTGTGCACCAATACAGATACCGGCCACAGCGCCTCGGCGGAGGGCCTGCACCAGCTGGTCCGGGGCGCGTCGCTGCCCGTCATCGAACAAATCATGGGCACCCTGCAGGAACTTGCCCTGGCGCACCCTGCCGTTCCCCCGCACGGCACCCCTCCCCAGGCTGCCGGTCAACACTTCTATCTCCCCGTCGGCTCCCTCAAGGATGTGGTGGGAATCTATCCCGCCGGATTGGGCCGCAGCTACACCGAGCTGGTCCGCCTGCAGCCGGCCTTCGCCCAACGGGTGGTCCAGCTGGTCTCCGAGCTGCACCGCAGCGGATTTGCCATCCACGATGCCACCACGCCCATGGAGGCGGCCCTTGCGCTCCAGCACTGGACCTCCTCCCCCGAGGCGCTGCGGGACATCCTCGCCAACGCTCCGGAGCGGACGACGGCGCTGCTCGCCAGATTCCGCAACTGGGCCATGGGTGCCGTCCCCCAGGCGCAACGGAAGGCATCTGTCACCACGGAGGGTTCCGACGTCGGGCCCGTTGACTGGCTCCTTGCGCGCGGCCTGCTGGTTCCGCTGGACGCCGCCCACGTGGAGCTGCCGCACAGCGTTGGGCTGGCCCTGCGCGGCGGCGCGATCATCAACGACTTCACCCTGTCACCCCCGGTTCCGGAGCTGGGCCGGACCACCGCGGCGCTGCGCAGGAACGCAGCGCTCAGCGCCATCTCGGAAACCCTGCGGCTGGTCTCCGAACTGTTGCATGCGGTCAGGGAAACCCCGCTGGCCACGCTGCGCAGCGGCGGGGTGGGGGTCCGCGAGATGCGCCGCCTGTCCGACCTGCTGCGCATCGACCAGGACGCGGCTGGCCGGTTGCTGGAGCTGTGCGGGCTGGCGGGGCTGATCCGCCTCGACGTCGACTCGTCGTCATGGATGCAGCCGCCGCAGCTGGAGTGGCTGGTGCTGCCACGGCAGGAACAATGGCTGTGGCTGGTGAACGCCTGGCTGGCCAGCGAGCGCGTGCCGTCCATGGTGGGCCAGCCCGTGAACACGGTGCCCGGGGGCACGTCCCGGGGCGCATCGGGAATCACCATCGCGGCATTGTCCGCCGGGGCGCAACGACCTGACGCGCCCGTGGTCCGCAAGCGCATCCTGGAGATCCTGCACGAACTCACGCTCGAAGCCGAAGGACCGGACGGCGCCGTGCCCGTCCTTGATGCCGCTGCGGTCCTGGAGCGTGCGGAGTGGTCACAGCCGCGGATGGCCCGGCGGTTCAGTTCCCTCATCCGCGGGGTCCTCGCCGAGGCGGAACTGCTGGGCCTGGTGGGATCGTGTGCCCTGAGCCAGTTAGGGAGCGCTTTCGCCGAAGACGACCCCGATGCGGCCCTCGCCATCCTGGGCGAGCACCTGCCGGCGGCCCTGAACCACGTGCTGCTGCAGGCCGACCTCACCGCGGTTGCCCCCGGCTACCTCGCTCCCGCCCTGACCGAAAAACTCCTGGTCATGGCCGATGCCGAGGGGCGGGGCCCGGCCACCATCTACCGGTTTTCGGCGGCGTCCATCAAGCGGGCACTCGACGAGGGCTACGACGCCGCCGGCCTGCTGGCTTTCCTGCGGGAACACTCGGCCACCGCTGTTCCCCAGCCGCTGGAGTACCTGGTGGAGGACACTGCTTCGCGGCACGGCAGCCTTCGCGTGGGCCAGGCCGCAAGCTTTATCCAGAGCGATGATGAAGCCGCGCTTCGGGAGTTGCTGGCGGGACCCAAGGCGGCGCAGCTTGGCCTGGCCAGGCTTTCCCCCACGGTCCTGACGTCATCGGCACCGCCGCGCGAACTGGCCGCCGTACTCAAGAATCTGGGCCTGTCCCCGTCCGTCGACGGGGCCGAACCTGCGCACCTCCGCAGGCCTGCCGCCGCGCAGGAAAGCCCCCGTCCCGTGTACACCGCTCCGGGAATCGCGCCGCCGGCGGAGGAGGTTGAAGCCCAGCTGGACGTCCTGCGGCAGGCGGGCCCCGCCGTCGGACACCACTCCGGCGCCACGGACGGCGAGGCAGCCACCCAGCTGGGGCTTGAAGCGCTGCAGCGGGCCATCCGGCTGAAGCAGCGGATCAACATGAACGTGGTGGACAACCTGGGGAATGCCAGCCTGGAAGTTGTTGTTCCGCTCTCTGTAAGCGGGGGCCGGGTCCGCGTGTTCGATCCTGCCAAGGACACCGAACGGGTCCTGTCCGTCCACCGCATCATCGACATCGAGGCCGCAGAAGAACTGCGCCAGTAA
- a CDS encoding DNA repair helicase XPB: MTDGPLIVQSDKTILLEVDHELATEARHAIAPFAELERAPEHMHSYRLTPLGLWNARAAGLDAEKVLDALLKYSRFPVPHSLLIDVEETMSRYGRLRLEKDPRHGLVMRTDDYPVLEEVIRAKKIAPLLGPRIDGETVVVHASQRGQLKQLLLKLGWPAEDLAGYVDGTPHLISLNEDGWELRPYQRLASENFWAGGSGVVVLPCGAGKTLVGAAAMATGSTTTLILVTNTVAARQWKDELLRRTSLTEEEVGEYSGALKEVRPVTIATYQVLTTKRGGIYPHLELVDGHDWGLIIYDEVHLLPAPIFRMTADLQARRRLGLTATLVREDGREGEVFSLIGPKRYDAPWKDIESQGYIAPADCVEVRVDLPKDERVAYAMADDADKYRLCATSESKTQVVEQLVARHAGEQLLVIGQYIDQLDDLGERLQAPVIKGDTSVKVRQKLFDAFRAGELQTLVVSKVANFSIDLPEASVAIQVSGSFGSRQEEAQRLGRLLRPKKDGRAARFYSLVARDTLDQDFAAKRQRFLAEQGYAYRIMDAKDVHAAE, from the coding sequence GTGACCGACGGACCCCTGATCGTCCAAAGCGATAAAACCATCCTCCTCGAGGTGGACCATGAGCTGGCCACCGAAGCGCGGCACGCCATCGCGCCGTTCGCTGAGCTGGAGCGGGCCCCAGAGCACATGCACAGCTACCGGCTGACCCCGTTGGGGCTGTGGAACGCGCGCGCCGCCGGGCTGGACGCGGAAAAGGTGCTGGACGCGCTCCTGAAGTACTCGCGCTTTCCGGTTCCGCACTCGCTGCTGATCGACGTGGAGGAAACCATGTCGCGGTACGGCCGGCTGCGCCTCGAAAAGGACCCGCGCCACGGACTGGTGATGCGGACGGACGACTATCCGGTCCTGGAAGAAGTGATCCGTGCCAAGAAGATTGCGCCGCTGCTGGGCCCGAGGATCGACGGCGAGACGGTGGTTGTGCACGCCTCCCAGCGCGGGCAGCTCAAGCAGCTGCTGCTGAAGCTCGGCTGGCCGGCAGAGGACCTGGCCGGCTATGTGGACGGCACCCCGCACCTGATCTCGCTCAACGAGGACGGCTGGGAACTGCGGCCCTACCAGCGCCTGGCCAGCGAGAACTTCTGGGCGGGCGGCAGCGGCGTAGTGGTGCTGCCCTGCGGCGCCGGCAAGACGCTGGTGGGGGCTGCCGCCATGGCCACCGGGTCCACCACCACGCTGATCCTGGTCACCAACACCGTCGCCGCCCGGCAGTGGAAGGACGAACTGCTTCGGCGCACCTCCCTCACGGAGGAGGAAGTGGGCGAATACTCCGGGGCCCTGAAGGAGGTCCGGCCGGTGACCATCGCCACCTACCAGGTACTGACCACCAAGCGCGGCGGCATCTACCCCCACCTGGAACTGGTGGACGGCCACGACTGGGGACTGATCATCTACGACGAGGTCCACCTGCTGCCGGCACCGATCTTCAGGATGACCGCCGACCTCCAGGCCCGCCGCCGCCTTGGGCTGACCGCCACGCTGGTGCGGGAAGACGGGCGCGAAGGCGAGGTGTTCAGCCTGATCGGGCCCAAGCGGTACGACGCGCCCTGGAAGGACATCGAATCCCAGGGCTACATCGCGCCGGCCGACTGCGTGGAGGTCCGCGTCGACCTGCCAAAGGACGAACGCGTTGCCTACGCCATGGCCGACGACGCCGACAAGTACCGGTTGTGCGCCACCTCCGAATCCAAGACGCAGGTGGTGGAGCAGCTGGTGGCACGGCACGCCGGAGAGCAGCTGCTGGTGATCGGCCAGTACATCGACCAGCTGGACGACCTCGGCGAGCGCCTGCAGGCACCGGTGATCAAGGGCGATACCTCCGTCAAGGTGCGGCAGAAACTCTTTGACGCGTTCCGCGCCGGGGAACTGCAGACCCTTGTGGTGTCCAAGGTGGCCAACTTCTCCATCGACCTGCCGGAGGCCTCGGTGGCCATTCAGGTCTCCGGCTCCTTTGGCTCCCGGCAGGAGGAGGCGCAAAGGCTGGGGCGGCTGCTGCGGCCCAAGAAGGACGGCCGGGCGGCGCGCTTCTACTCACTGGTGGCACGGGACACCCTGGACCAGGACTTCGCCGCCAAGCGCCAACGGTTCCTGGCCGAGCAGGGGTATGCCTACCGGATCATGGACGCCAAGGACGTGCACGCGGCGGAGTAG
- a CDS encoding cold-shock protein, whose protein sequence is MPTGKVKWYDKDKGFGFLAGEDGQEVFLPKSSLPEGVTELKAGTRVEFGVADGRKGAQALGLRVLDKTPSIAKAKRPSAKDLAPLVQDLVTVLDNLSGTLSKGKYPDGNKGKAIAAALRKVADELDV, encoded by the coding sequence GTGCCTACCGGCAAGGTCAAGTGGTATGACAAGGACAAGGGCTTTGGCTTCCTCGCGGGCGAAGACGGCCAGGAGGTCTTCCTGCCCAAGTCGTCACTGCCCGAGGGAGTGACGGAACTGAAAGCGGGCACCCGGGTGGAATTCGGCGTGGCGGATGGCCGCAAGGGCGCCCAGGCCCTGGGCCTGCGGGTGCTGGACAAGACACCGTCCATCGCCAAGGCCAAGCGCCCCAGCGCGAAGGACCTCGCCCCGCTGGTGCAGGACCTGGTGACCGTCCTGGACAACCTGTCCGGAACCCTGTCCAAGGGCAAGTACCCGGACGGCAACAAGGGCAAGGCCATTGCTGCCGCCCTGCGCAAGGTCGCCGACGAGCTGGACGTTTAG
- a CDS encoding FHA domain-containing protein — MPEYRLDLDLDFSYTDGAGAVTTGSAKASGTEVTVSLAGLAPLTGGGLPSLEEIKPLAELLAGKGVSITVAGPDGDILSLGKVDSPASQRLITRSPHIKLGKLGSLLPLVRQGRRKPKGMPLLPPSTPLPLVPTVQRKIKRRITTTHYARGGGRPRLIFVQDAATWTGQIPREVTLTADVTTIGSGAGADVRLDGLEELHAEIRHDGQDEYVLVPNGPVSGSVSRTGPSVLRTGARIQMGQWCLAFFREEFADHGRPYGGRSGGELAYERPQLDPRTGTMERDSSEGVT; from the coding sequence ATGCCGGAGTACCGTCTGGACCTTGATCTGGACTTCTCATACACGGATGGGGCCGGCGCTGTCACAACGGGCAGCGCCAAGGCTTCCGGGACCGAAGTGACGGTGTCCCTGGCGGGCCTGGCACCCTTGACCGGCGGTGGGCTTCCCTCCCTGGAGGAGATCAAACCGCTGGCAGAGCTGCTGGCCGGCAAGGGGGTCAGCATCACCGTGGCCGGCCCTGACGGAGACATCCTCAGCCTGGGCAAGGTGGACAGCCCTGCCTCACAGCGGCTGATTACGCGTTCGCCTCACATCAAGCTCGGGAAGCTCGGCTCCCTGCTGCCGCTGGTCCGGCAGGGCAGGCGGAAGCCCAAAGGCATGCCGCTGCTGCCGCCGTCCACACCCCTGCCGCTGGTGCCTACCGTCCAGCGGAAGATCAAGCGCCGCATCACCACCACCCATTACGCCAGGGGCGGTGGCCGGCCGCGGCTGATCTTTGTCCAGGACGCCGCGACCTGGACGGGACAGATCCCGCGGGAGGTAACCCTCACGGCAGACGTGACAACGATCGGGAGCGGTGCGGGGGCGGATGTCCGGCTGGACGGCCTGGAGGAGCTGCACGCCGAAATCAGGCACGACGGGCAGGACGAATACGTCCTGGTGCCGAACGGGCCCGTGAGCGGCAGCGTCTCCCGGACCGGACCATCTGTCCTGCGGACAGGGGCAAGGATCCAGATGGGGCAGTGGTGCCTGGCCTTCTTCCGGGAGGAGTTTGCGGACCACGGCCGTCCCTACGGCGGCCGCAGCGGCGGGGAGCTGGCCTACGAACGTCCGCAGCTCGACCCCAGGACAGGCACCATGGAGCGGGACAGCTCCGAGGGCGTGACGTGA
- a CDS encoding ribonuclease HI family protein: MTITAAADGSALGNPGPAGWAWYVNDDCWRAGGWPHGTNNQGELMAVLDLLRATAHLPGEDLRILCDSQYVINSITKWMPGWKRKGWRKADGKPVLNVELLKELDRELAGRTYTFEWVKGHAGHELNEAADERARAAATAYQQGVAARSGPGFPGGHHPGTHQAGSGRSANAHSSSGREPQPATLDIPVAASARQATGPGASAPAAGGGRPRITPEPVTAFDELDLFSELDREALEEAEATQQAGSIPPEALVEELERELLGPLVRGDIGRTAVLLHPDFMEIGSSGRVWTRDAMMMALEEDPGERTDIEILGADRIGAGAVLLTYRSFARSGTTLRSSLWVLDGGRWRLRFHQGTPEA, from the coding sequence GTGACGATTACTGCAGCGGCTGATGGTTCAGCCTTGGGAAATCCCGGCCCGGCCGGTTGGGCCTGGTATGTGAATGACGATTGCTGGCGGGCCGGCGGCTGGCCGCACGGTACCAACAACCAGGGCGAGCTGATGGCTGTACTGGACCTCCTGCGCGCCACCGCACATCTGCCTGGGGAGGACCTGCGCATCCTTTGCGACAGCCAGTATGTCATCAACTCAATTACCAAGTGGATGCCGGGCTGGAAGCGCAAGGGTTGGCGCAAGGCTGATGGCAAGCCCGTCCTGAACGTGGAACTGTTGAAGGAACTTGACCGCGAACTGGCCGGCCGGACCTACACATTTGAGTGGGTCAAGGGCCATGCCGGCCATGAGCTGAACGAGGCCGCCGACGAACGGGCCAGGGCCGCGGCGACCGCGTACCAGCAGGGAGTGGCAGCAAGGTCCGGCCCCGGTTTCCCCGGCGGACACCATCCGGGCACACACCAAGCCGGTTCGGGGCGAAGCGCGAATGCCCATTCATCCTCGGGCAGGGAGCCGCAGCCCGCCACCCTGGACATCCCAGTTGCTGCGTCTGCCCGCCAGGCAACCGGACCCGGCGCCAGCGCACCTGCGGCGGGGGGCGGCCGGCCCCGGATTACCCCTGAACCGGTCACTGCCTTCGATGAACTTGACCTGTTCAGCGAACTGGACAGGGAGGCCCTCGAAGAGGCCGAGGCAACGCAGCAGGCCGGCTCCATCCCGCCCGAGGCGCTGGTGGAGGAGCTCGAACGCGAGCTGCTGGGCCCACTGGTCCGGGGGGATATTGGCCGGACCGCCGTCCTGCTGCACCCGGACTTCATGGAGATCGGCAGCTCTGGAAGGGTCTGGACCCGGGACGCCATGATGATGGCCCTCGAAGAGGACCCGGGGGAACGGACCGACATCGAGATCCTGGGCGCTGACCGCATCGGCGCCGGCGCCGTCCTCCTGACGTACCGGAGTTTCGCCCGCTCCGGCACCACGCTCCGCAGCTCTCTGTGGGTCCTGGATGGCGGCCGGTGGCGGCTGCGGTTCCATCAGGGAACGCCGGAAGCCTAA
- a CDS encoding WXG100 family type VII secretion target, which produces MSIISVDTELLQLKSANVQATVDRISADVQTMKRGLDELQGSWRGSAASSFQALVTEWTITQGRVEASLASINAALASAAATYAQAEQGNTQRFS; this is translated from the coding sequence ATGAGCATCATTTCCGTCGACACTGAATTACTGCAGCTGAAGTCCGCCAACGTCCAGGCAACCGTCGACCGGATCAGCGCGGATGTGCAAACAATGAAGCGCGGCCTCGACGAACTGCAGGGTTCATGGCGCGGTTCAGCGGCCAGCAGCTTCCAGGCGCTCGTCACCGAATGGACCATCACCCAAGGCCGGGTGGAGGCGTCGCTGGCATCCATCAACGCGGCCCTGGCCTCTGCCGCCGCCACGTATGCCCAGGCCGAGCAGGGGAACACGCAGCGGTTCAGCTGA
- a CDS encoding response regulator transcription factor — protein sequence MNKNGPEARLLVVDDEPNIRELLSTSLRFAGFEVVSAANGRDALAAADTHAPDLAVLDVMLPDMDGFTVTRRLRASGKHFPVLFLTAKDDTEDKVTGLTVGGDDYVTKPFSLDEVVARIRAVLRRTQPLLDDDAVIRVDDLELDDDAHEVRRGGTVIELSPTEFKLLRYLMLNPNRVLSKSQILDHVWEYNFNGDASIVESYISYLRRKVDIDPEAPALIQTKRGVGYVLRTAEKR from the coding sequence ATGAACAAGAACGGTCCAGAAGCCAGGCTGCTCGTCGTCGATGATGAACCCAACATCCGTGAGCTCCTCTCCACCTCATTGCGGTTCGCCGGCTTTGAAGTGGTCTCCGCTGCCAACGGGCGCGACGCCCTGGCTGCAGCCGATACCCACGCCCCTGACCTGGCCGTACTGGACGTCATGCTCCCGGACATGGACGGGTTCACCGTCACCCGCCGGCTCCGTGCCTCCGGAAAGCACTTCCCGGTCCTCTTCCTCACGGCGAAGGACGACACCGAGGACAAAGTCACCGGGCTTACGGTAGGCGGCGACGACTACGTGACCAAGCCATTCAGCCTCGACGAAGTGGTGGCCCGGATCCGCGCCGTGCTCCGCCGGACGCAGCCCCTCCTGGACGATGATGCAGTGATCCGGGTCGACGACCTGGAACTCGACGACGACGCCCACGAGGTGCGGCGCGGAGGCACGGTCATCGAGCTCTCCCCCACCGAATTCAAGCTGCTGCGCTACCTCATGCTCAACCCCAACCGGGTCCTGTCCAAGTCGCAGATCCTGGACCACGTCTGGGAGTACAACTTCAATGGCGACGCCTCCATCGTGGAGTCCTACATCTCCTACCTCCGGCGGAAAGTGGACATCGACCCGGAGGCGCCTGCCCTCATCCAGACCAAGCGCGGCGTGGGCTACGTCCTGCGGACGGCCGAAAAGCGCTGA